The following are from one region of the Thioflexithrix psekupsensis genome:
- a CDS encoding IS630 family transposase, translated as MNKRYEDLEELMSTGEAREVKRAMAVRMSLLGFVRAEAALACCVSVQFVDKWKAIYLASGVEGLKLAYKGSPGYLKPREREDVINWIQEKKTITIEELKRYLKEEYDVFYSSNTSYTKLLEEANLSYKKTHKENSAKDEVKVEAKKKEIKDLIDKEREQIESGEVMYWMQDESHQLWGDICGYVWSKKGERTSIKMSNYRTSQTWYGAVNIYTGEFILDRAKKADTKYTIDFINWLIYRYKEARHVIIWDGASYHRSEGLRTYLEKLNGGLPESEWKVRLLRFAPNAPEQNPVEDIWLQGKNWVRKNFHRLSSFKEVTSMFETFLSGKVFKFNKIKQYLIPNI; from the coding sequence AGAATGTCTTTGCTTGGTTTTGTGCGTGCGGAAGCGGCTTTAGCGTGTTGTGTCAGTGTGCAATTTGTGGATAAATGGAAAGCCATTTATTTAGCGTCAGGGGTTGAAGGATTAAAGTTAGCGTATAAAGGCTCACCAGGGTATTTAAAGCCGCGTGAACGAGAAGATGTGATTAATTGGATACAAGAAAAGAAGACAATAACAATAGAGGAACTAAAGAGATACTTAAAAGAGGAGTATGATGTTTTCTATTCTTCAAATACTTCTTATACTAAATTATTAGAAGAAGCGAATTTAAGTTATAAGAAGACACACAAAGAGAATTCGGCAAAAGATGAGGTAAAAGTGGAAGCTAAAAAAAAAGAGATTAAGGATTTAATAGATAAGGAGCGTGAACAGATAGAAAGTGGAGAGGTAATGTACTGGATGCAAGACGAAAGCCATCAGTTGTGGGGAGATATTTGTGGTTATGTTTGGTCGAAAAAAGGAGAAAGAACGTCAATAAAGATGAGTAATTATCGCACTTCTCAAACGTGGTATGGAGCGGTGAATATTTATACGGGAGAATTTATTTTAGATAGGGCAAAGAAAGCTGATACAAAATATACGATAGACTTTATTAACTGGCTCATTTACAGATATAAAGAAGCCCGTCATGTGATTATTTGGGATGGTGCAAGTTATCATCGTTCTGAAGGTTTAAGAACTTATTTAGAGAAATTAAATGGGGGACTTCCAGAATCAGAATGGAAAGTTCGTTTATTAAGATTTGCGCCCAATGCCCCAGAGCAAAATCCAGTCGAGGATATTTGGCTTCAAGGTAAGAATTGGGTCAGAAAGAATTTTCATCGTCTATCAAGCTTTAAAGAAGTCACTAGTATGTTTGAGACCTTTTTGTCAGGTAAAGTGTTTAAGTTTAATAAAATTAAACAGTATCTTATACCTAATATCTAG